A region from the Geobacillus vulcani PSS1 genome encodes:
- a CDS encoding HU family DNA-binding protein, with product MNKTELINAVAETSGLSKKDATKAVDAVFDSITEALRKGDKVQLIGFGNFEVRERAARKGRNPQTGEEMEIPASKVPAFKPGKALKDAVK from the coding sequence ATGAACAAAACGGAATTGATCAACGCGGTCGCTGAAACAAGCGGTCTTTCGAAAAAAGATGCAACAAAAGCCGTTGATGCGGTGTTTGATTCGATTACAGAAGCGCTGCGAAAAGGCGATAAAGTGCAATTAATCGGTTTTGGAAACTTTGAAGTGCGCGAGCGCGCCGCCCGGAAAGGACGCAATCCGCAAACGGGCGAAGAAATGGAAATTCCGGCAAGCAAAGTTCCTGCATTCAAACCGGGCAAAGCGTTGAAAGATGCTGTCAAGTAA
- the folE gene encoding GTP cyclohydrolase I FolE, protein MPEINVAQIEYAVRLILEAIGEDPDREGLVDTPKRVAKMYAEVFAGLQEDPKQHFQTVFSEEHEELVLVKDIPFYSMCEHHLVPFFGVAHVAYIPRGGKVTGLSKLARAVEAVARRPQLQERITATIADSIVEALEPHGVMVVVEAEHMCMTMRGVKKPGAKTVTTAVRGVFETDANARTEVLSLIKA, encoded by the coding sequence ATGCCAGAGATCAATGTTGCGCAAATTGAATATGCGGTCCGCCTCATTCTTGAGGCGATCGGGGAAGATCCAGACCGCGAAGGGCTCGTCGATACGCCAAAGCGGGTGGCGAAAATGTATGCCGAGGTGTTCGCTGGGTTGCAGGAAGACCCGAAGCAGCACTTTCAAACCGTATTCAGCGAGGAACATGAGGAGCTTGTGCTCGTCAAAGATATTCCGTTTTATTCGATGTGCGAACACCATTTGGTGCCGTTTTTTGGCGTTGCTCACGTCGCCTATATTCCGCGGGGAGGGAAAGTGACCGGACTGAGCAAGCTTGCTCGAGCCGTTGAGGCGGTGGCGCGTCGCCCGCAGCTGCAAGAGCGCATCACGGCGACGATTGCTGATTCGATCGTCGAGGCGCTTGAGCCGCATGGGGTGATGGTCGTCGTTGAAGCGGAGCATATGTGCATGACGATGCGCGGGGTGAAAAAACCGGGGGCCAAAACAGTGACAACCGCGGTGCGAGGCGTGTTTGAAACAGATGCCAACGCCCGCACTGAAGTGCTTTCGTTAATCAAAGCGTAA
- the mtrB gene encoding trp RNA-binding attenuation protein MtrB yields MYTNSDFVVIKALEDGVNVIGLTRGADTRFHHSEKLDKGEVLIAQFTEHTSAIKVRGKAYIQTRHGVVESEGKK; encoded by the coding sequence ATGTACACAAACAGCGATTTTGTCGTCATTAAAGCGCTCGAAGACGGGGTGAACGTCATCGGGCTGACGCGCGGCGCGGACACAAGATTTCACCATTCGGAAAAGCTTGACAAAGGCGAAGTGTTGATCGCTCAGTTCACGGAACATACGTCGGCGATCAAAGTGAGAGGAAAAGCGTATATTCAAACGCGCCACGGTGTGGTTGAATCGGAAGGCAAAAAGTAA
- a CDS encoding heptaprenyl diphosphate synthase component 1, translating to MVKLASLKEQIERQLDHPYLRAHVPTPAVDEDRLLLSLSMMTDASAAPNEPDRCIIAMMLMQIALDTHDQVTDRGGDLRTRQLVVLAGDLYSGLYYDLLARSGDVALIRLFAEAVREINEQKVQLYEKKVERIETLFAAVGTIESALLVKLAERIGAPQWGEFAGHYLLLRRLLLEQAAFVRTGSSVLFEQMAHIAFPWAKGLTKEQKRHLLRLCERYIDHCKEALLSADLPMNDLLRFRMAELAGRFQAIVKKSVEEG from the coding sequence ATGGTGAAATTGGCGTCATTGAAGGAACAAATCGAACGGCAGCTGGACCATCCGTATTTGCGCGCGCATGTGCCGACGCCGGCTGTCGACGAAGATCGGCTGCTGCTTTCGCTGTCGATGATGACTGATGCTTCGGCGGCGCCGAATGAGCCGGACCGGTGCATCATCGCCATGATGCTCATGCAAATCGCCCTTGACACCCATGATCAGGTGACAGACCGCGGCGGCGATTTGCGGACGCGGCAGCTTGTCGTTTTGGCCGGCGACTTGTACAGCGGGCTTTATTACGACTTGCTGGCGCGCTCGGGCGATGTCGCGCTCATCCGTTTGTTTGCCGAAGCGGTCCGTGAGATTAATGAGCAAAAAGTGCAGCTGTACGAAAAAAAGGTGGAGCGGATCGAGACGCTGTTCGCCGCGGTCGGCACGATCGAGTCGGCATTGCTTGTGAAGCTTGCCGAGCGCATCGGGGCGCCGCAATGGGGGGAATTTGCCGGCCATTACTTGCTGTTGCGGCGCTTGCTGCTCGAGCAAGCAGCGTTCGTCCGCACCGGGTCATCGGTGCTGTTTGAACAAATGGCGCATATCGCCTTTCCGTGGGCTAAAGGGCTGACGAAAGAACAAAAGCGGCATTTGCTTCGCCTTTGCGAGCGTTATATCGACCATTGCAAGGAAGCGCTGCTTTCGGCCGACTTGCCGATGAATGACCTGCTGCGGTTCCGTATGGCGGAACTTGCCGGCCGATTTCAAGCCATTGTCAAAAAGTCGGTGGAAGAAGGGTAG
- the menG gene encoding demethylmenaquinone methyltransferase, with the protein MHQSKEERVHRVFENISAHYDRMNSVISFRRHLKWREDVMRRMNVQKGKRALDVCCGTADWAIALAEAVGPKGEVYGLDFSENMLKVAEQKVKARGLDNVKLIHGNAMRLPFPDNSFDYVTIGFGLRNVPDYMTVLKEMHRVTKPGGMTVCLETSQPTLFGFRQLYYFYFRFIMPLFGKLLAKSYEEYSWLQESAREFPGRDELAEMFREAGFVDVEVKPYTFGVAAMHLGYKR; encoded by the coding sequence ATGCATCAATCGAAAGAAGAACGAGTCCATCGCGTATTTGAAAACATTTCTGCACATTATGACCGGATGAATTCTGTCATCAGCTTCCGCCGCCATTTGAAATGGCGCGAGGACGTCATGCGGAGGATGAATGTGCAAAAAGGGAAAAGGGCGCTCGACGTGTGTTGCGGAACGGCCGATTGGGCGATTGCGCTGGCTGAGGCGGTTGGACCGAAGGGGGAAGTGTACGGTCTTGACTTCAGCGAAAACATGCTGAAAGTCGCCGAGCAAAAGGTGAAGGCGCGCGGCCTCGACAACGTCAAGCTCATTCACGGCAACGCCATGCGGCTGCCGTTTCCCGATAATTCGTTCGATTATGTGACGATCGGCTTCGGCTTGCGCAACGTCCCTGATTATATGACGGTGCTGAAAGAAATGCACCGAGTCACCAAGCCGGGCGGCATGACCGTCTGTCTGGAAACGTCGCAGCCGACGTTGTTTGGTTTCCGCCAGCTTTACTATTTTTATTTTCGGTTTATTATGCCGCTGTTTGGCAAACTGTTGGCGAAAAGCTATGAGGAATACTCATGGCTGCAGGAATCGGCGCGTGAATTTCCAGGACGGGACGAGCTGGCCGAGATGTTCCGCGAAGCCGGTTTCGTCGATGTCGAGGTCAAACCGTACACGTTCGGCGTAGCGGCCATGCATTTAGGCTATAAACGATGA
- the hepT gene encoding heptaprenyl diphosphate synthase component II: protein MKLKAMYSFLSDDLAAVEEELERTVRSEYGPLGEAALHLLQAGGKRIRPVFVLLSARFGHYDFERIKHVAVALELIHMASLVHDDVIDDADVRRGRPTIKAKWSNRFAMYTGDYLFARSLERMAELSSSRAHQVLAKTIVEVCRGEIEQIKDKYRFDQPLRTYLRRIRRKTALLIAASCQLGALAADAPEAVANRLYWFGHYVGMSFQITDDILDFTGTEEQLGKPAGSDLQQGNVTLPVLYALCDEQARAKITAVNADTDAKEMSAVLAVIKQTDAIERSYALSDRYLEKALRLLNELPANEARTLLHDLALYIGKRDY, encoded by the coding sequence ATGAAGTTAAAGGCGATGTATTCGTTTTTAAGCGATGATTTGGCGGCGGTCGAAGAGGAGCTCGAGCGGACGGTCCGGTCGGAATACGGGCCGCTGGGGGAAGCGGCGCTCCATTTATTGCAAGCGGGCGGAAAGCGGATCCGTCCCGTTTTTGTCTTGCTGTCCGCCCGTTTTGGCCATTATGATTTTGAACGGATTAAACATGTAGCCGTAGCGCTTGAACTCATCCATATGGCATCGCTCGTTCACGACGATGTCATCGATGACGCCGACGTTCGGCGCGGCCGCCCGACGATCAAGGCGAAATGGAGCAACCGCTTTGCCATGTATACAGGTGATTACCTCTTCGCTCGTTCGCTTGAGCGGATGGCGGAGCTTTCCAGTTCGCGCGCTCATCAAGTGCTGGCGAAAACGATCGTGGAAGTGTGCCGTGGGGAAATCGAGCAAATCAAGGACAAATACCGATTCGACCAGCCGCTTCGCACGTACTTGCGGCGCATCCGCCGGAAAACGGCGCTATTGATCGCCGCGAGTTGCCAGCTTGGCGCCCTTGCCGCCGACGCGCCGGAGGCGGTGGCCAACCGACTGTATTGGTTCGGCCATTACGTCGGCATGTCGTTTCAAATTACCGATGACATTCTTGATTTCACGGGTACGGAAGAGCAGCTCGGCAAGCCGGCTGGAAGCGACTTGCAGCAAGGAAACGTCACCCTCCCGGTGCTGTATGCCCTTTGCGATGAACAGGCGCGAGCGAAAATTACGGCCGTCAACGCGGACACTGACGCCAAAGAAATGTCAGCGGTGCTGGCGGTCATTAAACAGACGGATGCCATCGAACGATCGTATGCGCTAAGCGACCGCTATTTGGAAAAAGCGCTCCGCCTGCTTAACGAGTTGCCGGCCAACGAAGCGCGCACGCTGCTCCATGATCTCGCTCTCTACATTGGGAAAAGGGATTATTAG
- the ndk gene encoding nucleoside-diphosphate kinase: MAERTFIMVKPDGVQRNLIGEIVARFEKKGFQLVGAKLMQVSRELAEQHYAEHKERPFFGELVDFITSGPVFAMVWEGENVIAAARQMMGKTNPQEAAPGTIRGDFGLTVGKNVIHGSDSPQSAEREINLFFKEEELVRYSKQINAWLY; the protein is encoded by the coding sequence ATGGCAGAACGGACATTCATCATGGTGAAACCGGACGGGGTTCAGCGCAATTTGATCGGCGAGATTGTCGCTCGCTTTGAAAAAAAAGGCTTCCAGCTTGTCGGCGCGAAGCTGATGCAGGTGTCGCGCGAACTGGCCGAGCAGCATTACGCTGAGCATAAAGAGCGCCCGTTTTTCGGCGAGCTCGTCGACTTTATCACCTCGGGGCCAGTGTTTGCCATGGTGTGGGAGGGCGAGAACGTGATCGCCGCCGCCCGGCAAATGATGGGGAAAACGAATCCGCAGGAGGCTGCCCCTGGCACGATCCGCGGCGATTTTGGCCTGACGGTCGGCAAAAACGTCATCCACGGCTCCGACTCGCCGCAAAGCGCCGAACGCGAAATCAACTTGTTCTTTAAAGAAGAAGAGCTCGTCCGCTATTCGAAACAGATCAACGCATGGCTGTACTGA
- a CDS encoding CheR family methyltransferase, with the protein MDDYAQFIAKVKRKTGIDLSLYKEAQMRRRLASLYMKKGLKSFAELFAAMEKEPALWHECLDRMTINVSEFYRNAKRWEVLEHTILPRLLAENPRPNVWSAACSTGEEPYTLAMVLAKRLPLHRVSVLATDIDDNALVRARLGLYSERSLVELPEEMRKKFFTKDGEYYKINEKIKQTVKFQKHNLLADPFPCNMDLIVCRNVLIYFTEEAKRMLYRKFHDALRTGGVLFVGSTEQIFNPGLYGFEVEETFFYRKK; encoded by the coding sequence ATGGACGATTACGCACAGTTCATTGCCAAAGTGAAGCGAAAAACAGGCATTGACTTATCACTATATAAGGAGGCGCAGATGAGGCGGCGTTTGGCGTCGTTGTACATGAAAAAAGGGCTAAAAAGCTTTGCCGAGTTGTTTGCGGCGATGGAGAAAGAGCCAGCGCTATGGCATGAATGCTTGGATCGGATGACGATCAACGTCTCGGAGTTTTACCGGAACGCCAAGCGTTGGGAAGTGCTTGAGCACACCATTTTGCCGCGGCTCTTGGCGGAAAACCCGCGCCCGAACGTGTGGAGCGCTGCCTGCTCAACCGGCGAGGAGCCGTATACGCTCGCGATGGTGCTTGCAAAACGATTGCCGCTTCACCGCGTGTCGGTGTTGGCGACCGACATTGACGATAATGCGCTCGTCCGCGCGCGTCTCGGTTTGTACAGCGAGCGGTCGCTTGTAGAGCTGCCGGAGGAAATGAGAAAAAAGTTTTTTACGAAAGACGGCGAGTATTATAAAATAAACGAAAAGATTAAACAAACGGTCAAGTTTCAAAAGCACAACTTGCTCGCGGATCCGTTTCCTTGCAACATGGATTTGATCGTCTGCCGCAACGTGCTCATTTATTTTACGGAAGAGGCGAAGCGGATGCTGTATCGCAAATTTCACGACGCGCTCCGGACGGGAGGTGTGCTGTTTGTCGGCAGCACCGAGCAGATTTTCAATCCCGGCTTGTACGGTTTTGAAGTCGAGGAGACGTTTTTTTACCGAAAAAAATAG
- the aroC gene encoding chorismate synthase, which yields MRYLTAGESHGPQLTAILEGVPAGLALCAEHINKELARRQKGYGRGRRMQIEKDEVKITGGVRHGKTLGSPIALVVENRDFKHWQTIMAVEPMDDEAEVKRKVTRPRPGHADLNGALKYGHRDMRNVLERSSARETTVRVAAGAVAKRILEEVGIRVAGHVIEIGGVRAKKLDYRSLEELQAVTEESPVRCFDPEAGKKMMEAIDWAKKNGDSIGGIVEVIVEGVPAGVGSYVHYDRKLDAKIAAAIVSINAFKGVEFGIGFEAARLPGSEVHDEIVWSPEEGFSRRTNRAGGFEGGVTTGMPIVVRGVMKPIPTLYKPLQSVDIETKEPFAASIERSDSCAVPAASVVAEAVVAWEVAAAIVEQFGQDRMDLIKENVERARRYAKEF from the coding sequence ATGCGGTATTTGACGGCAGGGGAATCGCATGGGCCGCAATTGACGGCCATTTTGGAAGGAGTACCGGCCGGGCTCGCGCTATGCGCCGAGCATATCAATAAAGAGCTGGCGCGTCGGCAAAAAGGGTACGGACGCGGCCGCCGCATGCAGATTGAAAAAGACGAAGTGAAAATCACAGGCGGCGTCAGGCACGGGAAAACGCTCGGCTCGCCGATTGCGCTCGTTGTCGAGAATCGCGATTTTAAACATTGGCAAACGATTATGGCGGTTGAGCCGATGGATGACGAAGCGGAAGTGAAGCGGAAAGTGACGCGTCCGCGCCCAGGGCATGCTGATTTAAACGGCGCCCTGAAATACGGACATCGCGACATGCGCAACGTGCTCGAGCGCTCGTCAGCAAGAGAAACAACGGTGCGTGTGGCGGCCGGGGCGGTGGCAAAACGCATTTTGGAAGAGGTCGGCATCCGCGTCGCCGGCCATGTCATCGAAATCGGCGGCGTGCGCGCCAAGAAGCTTGATTATCGTTCGCTTGAGGAATTGCAGGCGGTGACGGAAGAATCGCCGGTGCGCTGCTTTGACCCGGAGGCAGGGAAAAAAATGATGGAAGCGATCGATTGGGCGAAGAAAAACGGCGATTCGATCGGCGGCATCGTGGAAGTGATCGTTGAGGGCGTTCCGGCTGGAGTCGGCAGCTATGTCCATTACGACCGAAAGCTTGATGCAAAAATCGCCGCGGCGATCGTCAGCATCAACGCGTTTAAAGGCGTTGAATTCGGGATCGGCTTTGAAGCGGCGCGCCTCCCGGGAAGTGAAGTGCACGATGAAATCGTTTGGAGCCCGGAAGAAGGCTTTTCGCGCCGAACGAATCGGGCGGGCGGCTTTGAAGGCGGGGTGACGACCGGGATGCCGATCGTCGTTCGCGGAGTGATGAAGCCGATCCCGACGCTGTACAAGCCGCTTCAAAGCGTGGATATCGAGACGAAAGAGCCGTTTGCGGCAAGCATTGAGCGATCGGATAGCTGCGCCGTGCCGGCGGCGAGCGTTGTCGCTGAGGCCGTTGTCGCCTGGGAAGTGGCGGCGGCGATCGTTGAGCAGTTTGGGCAGGATCGGATGGACTTGATTAAAGAAAATGTGGAACGCGCCCGCCGCTATGCAAAGGAGTTTTAA